Proteins encoded by one window of Salvia splendens isolate huo1 chromosome 7, SspV2, whole genome shotgun sequence:
- the LOC121740924 gene encoding protein SENSITIVE TO PROTON RHIZOTOXICITY 2-like: MMTDPCYPNGPQNVPPIYGASQQVMNPNSSSSPSTNQTSFLYNLSLLKDKVHEMQSLASIFSHHPESPIVASTMGTLIQEIIVTASSMMFACQQMSLAAAPSPATAFDVDNKTTAATETLFVNPHGDDTWYGDVAMGRNGDYTTIELPVKTEGEAAEGERSYELIEVEAADLLAKYTHYCKVCGKGFKRDANLRMHMRAHGDEYKSSAALSNPAKNKGEETGTGTRKYSCPQEGCRWNKRHARFQPLKSMICVKNHYKRTHCPKMYVCKRCNAKHFSVLSDLRTHEKHCGDLKWLCSCGTTFSRKDKLIGHVSLFLGHTPVTALT; the protein is encoded by the exons ATGATGACTGATCCTTGTTACCCTAATGGCCCTCAAAATGTCCCACCAATATATGGAGCTTCTCAACAAGTAATGAACCCCAATTCTTCATCATCTCCATCCACAAATCAAACCTCCTTTCTCTACAATCTATCCCTTCTCAAAGACAAAGTCCACGAGATGCAATCCCTAGCCTCCATCTTCAGCCACCACCCCGAGTCACCAATCGTCGCATCAACAATGGGCACCTTAATCCAAGAGATCATCGTCACcgcctcttcaatgatgttcgCCTGCCAGCAGATGTCCCTCGCCGCCGCACCTTCTCCGGCAACCGCCTTCGACGTGGACAACAAGACCACTGCCGCAACGGAAACGCTCTTCGTCAATCCACACGGTGACGATACTTG GTATGGTGATGTCGCTATGGGCAGAAATGGCGATTACACCACCATCGAATTGCCGGTGAAAACGGAAGGAGAGGCGGCGGAGGGGGAGAGGAGTTACGAGCTGATCGAGGTGGAGGCGGCAGATCTGCTGGCGAAATACACGCACTACTGCAAGGTGTGCGGCAAAGGGTTCAAGCGCGACGCCAACCTGCGAATGCACATGCGCGCGCACGGGGACGAGTACAAGTCGAGCGCGGCGCTGAGCAACCCGGCGAAGAATAAGGGGGAGGAGACGGGGACGGGGACGAGGAAGTACTCGTGCCCCCAGGAAGGGTGCCGGTGGAACAAGAGGCACGCGAGGTTTCAGCCGCTGAAGTCGATGATATGCGTTAAGAATCACTACAAGAGGACTCATTGCCCCAAGATGTACGTCTGCAAGAGATGCAACGCTAAGCATTTCTCGGTGCTCTCCGATTTGAGGACGCATGAGAAGCACTGCGGTGACCTCAAGTGGCTATGCTCCTGCGGCACCACCTTCTCGCGAAAGGATAAGCTCATCGGCCACGTTTCGTTGTTTCTCGGCCACACGCCCGTCACCGCCCTCACTTGA
- the LOC121811309 gene encoding cyclin-dependent kinases regulatory subunit 1 — protein sequence MGQIQYSDKYNDDIYEYRHVVLPAEVAKLLPKNRLLTENEWRAIGVQQSRGWVHYAIHRPEPHIMLFRRALNYQQQQN from the exons ATGGGTCAGATTCAGTACTCCGACAAGTATAATGATGACATCTATGAATACAG GCATGTGGTTCTTCCAGCGGAGGTTGCCAAATTGCTCCCCAAAAATCGCCTACTCACGGAA AATGAGTGGCGCGCCATTGGAGTTCAGCAGAGCCGAGGGTGGGTTCACTATGCTATTCATCGCCCGGAGCCACACATAATGCTATTCAGGAGGGCACTCAACTACCAGCAGCAGCAGAATTAG